Genomic segment of Betaproteobacteria bacterium:
TCTCGTCGACCTCCACGTCGAAGCGCAGCCCGGCGATGGCCAGCGCGTAATGCGCGGCATGATCGGCGCGGCTCATCACGCCCAAGGCCCCTTGCAGCGCGACGGGATAGGGTGCGAGCACGTCCTCGATGGCATTGAGATCCGCGCAATGGCGGAAGAAACTTCCCAGGCCGAACATCATCAGCACGCGTTCGATGGTGGTGATCTCGGTCAACTGGCGTTGCGTGATACGCGACTGGGAATAACGCAGAACGTGCAAAGCCATCAGCGGGTCTTGCAGCACCACCTTGGACACGTCGCGCGCGGTGATGCTTTCCTCGCGCGCCTTGAGTTCCGCGAGGCCGCGAAGGGTGGCGCGCAGCACGGGCACCTTGGTGCCCTAGAGCGACCGGACCCAGTCCTTCAGTGACAGCATGGGTAGCGGCTCAAGGTGTGCGCATTCAGAGGCGCCAGAGATAGAGCTTGCGCTTGATGGGGCCTGGCACCACGAGAATTTCCTTGGGTGCCACGCCCACGACGGGGAAGGAGTTGCTGATGAATAGCGTGCCGGGGCGCATCTCGCGGCGCACCTTTTCCCACAGAGCGCTCATGGGCACTGGCGAAAGAAAGGCATAGACCACGTCGTAACGCGATAGGTCCAGATTCCAAAAATCCTTCCAGTTCACGTTGCAGTTTTTGCGCAACGCAAGGCGCAGGCGGCTAATCCAATAGGGCAAGGGCGCCAATTCCACGCCCTCGCAGGCGATACCGGGGAAGCGCCGAGCGACGTGTGCCAGCACGCTGCCAGAGCCGCTGCCTATGTCGAGGAACGTGCTCCCCTTCTCGCGTTCCAAAATTTCGGCGACCACCCGGCAGCCTGCCCCGCTGGTGAGGTACAACGGCACTTGCGTGCGGTAAGAACTCCAGTACACCAAACCCAAGGCCACGAATCCGCTAAGGAACCAATCCGGGCTCAACTCGGAGCCTGTCGCCACCAGCGCCACCGGCACGAAGCCCACGTTGATCGGTATCCACCACGGGGCCAGCCCCAGCATCCTGCCCGCCACCGCCGCCACAAATCCGTGGCAAAGGGCGGCGCTCAACTCCCCCCAGCGGTCCGGAACGGGCAGCATCCAAAGCAGGAGCAACGTAACGCCAGCACCGGCGGCCTGCGCCAGCATGGCGAGGACGATCGGAGGTGTGGCTCGGTGTGGCTTGGCCGTGGCCTCCTTATTAAGGCTTGGCAGGCTCAGACGTAGTGACATGGGCTGTTTCCTGTTTGACTGCCTCCGCTTGGCTTGCCTTGCTGATGTCCGGCGCGCTCTGAATATCCTTCGCGTCGATGACACCTCCATCCTTAGCGGCGATTTCCTCCGCCTTTTTGTTCATCACGATCAAACTGACACGGCGGTTGATCGGATTGGCCGGGTCGTATGGATCCAGCATCACGGAGGAGGAAAGCCCGATCACTCTTACGATACGGTTTTCTTCCATCCCCCCCCCGAGATCAGTTCCCGGCGCACCGAGTTGGCCCGGTCCGCGGACAACTCCCAGTTGCCATAGCCTTTCTCCCCGCCTGGATAGGGCACCGAATCGGTATGACCCGACACGCTGATACGGTTGGGCACATCGTTCAAGAACTTTCCGATCTCGCGCACAAGCTCCTTCGTGTAGAGCTGCAATTGCGCGCTGCCAGAGGCGAACATGGGGCGGCTTTGCTAGTCCACGATCTGAATGCGCAAACCCTCGGCGGTGATATCGATCAAGATTTGATTATTGAACTGGTTGAGGATGGGATTGGCCTCGATGGCTGCCACCATCTTTTCCTGGAGTTCCTTGAGAGCCTTCTTTTCCTTTTGCGCGGTCTTGGCTTCGGACTCCGACACTTCGGTGACCTGTTGCCCCGAGGCCTTGGGCCCGCGCTTTTCCTGGCCCGTGCTGCGCGTCAAATCGGTGCCCCCGCCCTTGATGATGCTGGTGGCGTCCCCCGCTCCGCTGCCGCCCATCAAGGACACCTTCAACGGATTCTTGAAGTGCGAGGAGATGCCTTCGCGGTCGGCCTTGGTGGTGGACCCCAGCAACCACATCAACAAGAAGAAGGCCATCATGGCCGTGACGAAGTCGGCGTAGGCGATTTTCCACGCGCCGCCGTGGTGGCCGCCGCTCACCTTCTTGACCCGCTTGATGACTATGGGTCTTTGGGACTCGTCGCTCATTATTTCTTGCGGCCATTGACCGCGTCCTCCAATTCCTGGAAGGTCATGCGCTCGGTGGAGAACAGCGTCTTGCGGCCAAATTCCACCGCCACCTGCGGGGCGTAGCCGTTAATGCTGGCTAGCAACACCACCTTCATGCATTGGTAGATCTTGCTACCCTCGTCCATCTTTTGTTCGAGCTGGCTCGCGATGGGCGCCACGAATCCGTAGGAAATCAAAATCCCGAGGAAGGTACCCACCAGGGCGCCACCGATCATCTTGCCGAGGATTGCCTGGGGCTGGCCCACGGATCCCATCACGTTCACCACCCCCATCACCGCCACGATAATGCCGAATGCCGGCACCGCATCGGCCACTTTGGACATGACGTGGGGCGCGACGTGAGCTTCCTGGTGGTGGGTTTCGATTTCGGCATCCATCAGCGCCTCGATCTCCAGCGCGTTGAGGTTGCCTCCCACCATGATGCGCAGATAGTCCGTCAGAAACTCCACGGCATGGTGGTTATTCAGAAAGGCGGGATATTTGGTAAATATGGGACTGCCCTCAGGGTTGTCCACATCGCCCTCTAAGGACATCAAGCCCTCCTTGCGAATCTTGGTGAGCAGTTCGTACATCATGGCCAGCATGTCCATGTAAAACGACTTCGAGTAGGCCGATCCATTGAACAATGACGGCAAGGCGCCCAAGGTAGCCTTGATGGCCTTGGTACCGTTACCGGCCACCATGCCCCCGATCATGAGACCGATAAGCGCCACATACTCCGTCGGTACCCATAGCGCCGCCAAGGAGCCGTAAATGGCGTACGTCCCCACCGATGCCGCCAGAATGATTACGTAACCGATTATGAGAAACATCTATGTCCCTAGAAGCTCGCCCAAAGCGGACGTAGTCCCTTGTTCTTAGTGAGATTCAGGACATTGGCATCGCCACCATTGCCATCTCTCGCCCGCGCAGGAGCGGGCGAGAGAGTTAACGGTAGGAGACGATTGAGACTTTAGACAAACAAGCGGGCGGGGAAGCCTGCTACGTGGACGCCTAGATCAGGCGGCGGCCTCTTCCATGCGTGAGGCGCGCTTGCGCTCATGCTCTTTCAAGTAGCGCTTGCGGATACGGATGGATTTCGGTGTGACCTCCACCAATTCATCGTCCGCGATGAACTCCACGGCATACTCCAGGTTGAGCTGGATGGGCGGTGTCAGCGAAATGTTTTCGTCCTTGCCAGCCGCGCGGATGTTGGTGAGCTGCTTCTCCCGCACGGGGTTGACCACCAGGTCATTGTCGCGCGCATGGATCCCCACGACCATGCCTTCATAGACGGGATCGTTGGGTTTGACGAACATGCGCCCGCGCGGATCGAGTTTCCAAAGCGCGTAGGCCACGGCCACCCCGTCATCCTGGGAAATCAAGACGCCGTTGCGGCGCTGGGGCATCTCGGGTTTGAGAGGCCCGTACTCGTCGAAAACGTGCGAGAGCAAACCGGTGCCGCGAGTCAAGTTGAGAAACTCGTTTTGAAAGCCGATCAACCCGCGGGCGGGGATGATGTATTCCAAGCGCGTGCGGCCCTTGCCGTCGGGCTGCATGTCCTGCAAATCCCCACGGCGCGTGCCCAGCGCCTCCATCACCGCGCCTTGGTGAGTGTCCTCCAGATCCACCGTGAGCAACTCGTAGGGCTCGCAGCGCTGGCCGTCGATTTCCTTGTACAGCACTTGCGGGCGGGACACGGCCAATTCATAACCTTCCCGGCGCATGTTCTCGATCAAGATGGTGAGGTGCAATTCGCCGCGGCCCGAGACGCGAAACACGTCCGCGTCAGCCGTATCTTCCACGCGGAGCGCCATGTTGGACATGGTCTCGCGATAGAGACGCTCGCGCACCTGGCGGCTGGTGACGAACTTGCCTTCCCGTCCCGCGAGAGGCGAGGTATTCACCTGAAAATTCATCGTAAGCGTGGGTTCGTCCACGGTCAGCATGGGCAAGGCTTCCGGTGTTTCCGTATCGGCAATGGTGCAACCCAGGGTGAGTTCCTCGATGCCTTGGATCAATACGATGTCACCCGCCACGGCCTGCGACACGGGAAGGCGCGCCAAACCCGAAAAACCGAATAGCTGGGTGATGCGTGCCTTCTTGGGCGCCGCCTCTCCTGCCAGTAGTAACACTTCCTGCGGGGAACGCAGCGTTCCCCGCTGTATCCGGCCCACGCCGATACGGCCGGTGTAAGTGGAGTAATCCAGGGCGCTGATCTGAAGTTGTAATGGTGCGCCGGCATCGCCATCGGCCGCGGGAACCTGGCCGATGATGGTGTCGAACAAAGGCTTCAGGTCAGCATTGGGTTTGTTCAGATCCAAGGTGGCCCACCCTTGCAACGCCGAGGCGTAGACCACCGGGAAATCCAATTGGTCTTCGGTGGCACCCAGCCGGTCGAACAAATCGAAAGTTTGGTTGACTACCCATTCCGCCCGCACACCATGGCGGTCAACCTTGTTCACCACCACGATGGGCTTCAGCCCGCGCGCGAGTGCCTTGCGCGTAACGAAGCGTGTCTGCGGCATGGGACCTTCCACGGCATCGACCAGCACCAGCACGCCGTCCACCATGGACAGGGCGCGCTCGACTTCCCCGCCGAAATCACGGTGGCCGGGGGTATCCACGATATTGATGTGCACGTCGCCGTAATCCACCGCGGCATTCTTGGCCAGGATGGTGATGCCGCGCTCGCGCTCGATGTCGTTGCTGTCCATCACGCGCTCGGTCACATGCTGGTGCGCCTCGAAGACTCCGGCCTGGCGGAGCATCTTGTCCACCAAGGTGGTCTTGCCGTGATCGACGTGAGCGATGATGGCGATATTGCGTACGGAGCGGAGCATGTCGGGCTTCATGGGGCGGGGCAAAAGGGCGCGGATTCTAGCATGGGAGATGTTACAAGCCTGCTATGGTGAGCAGCTTGTAGGCCAGGGTACCCATTACCTCGCATTGCGCTCGATGAATTCGTCCACTCTGGGCCAAAATCCCGGGTGTAGCAAAAGGTCGTTGTGGCCCGCGCCCACCAGCAGATGCAGTTGAGCTTCGCCCTTCCACGCCTCGCGCAGGCGTTGCGAGTGCGAAGGAGGCACGATGGTATCCAAGGAGCCCGCCACGGCGAGCATTGGAGAGGATATCGCCGGTGCCCGTGATAAGGTGTCGAAGGGATGGCGCATCAGGAACGCCACCGGTAGCCAGGGGTAGACGCGGGCCGCCACCGCCGTCAGGCTATCGTAGGGGGACAGCAGCACCACGGCGCGCACCTTGCGCTGGGAAGCCACGTATGCAGCCGTTCCGGTACCCAGGCTGCGCCCCATCACCAGGATCCGTTCGCGGTCCACCTCGGGCCGCGCGGCCAGCGCGTCGTAGAGGGCTACCCCATCGGCCAGAAAGGCCCGTTCGGAGGGCTCGCCGCCGCTCAAACCATAGCCCCGATAATTGGCTAGGGCCACGCCAACGCCCGCGTATCGCGAGAGTTCCTCCAGCATTCCCGTCACTTCCTCGGCGTTGCCGCCGAAGTAGATGAGCCAAGGTGTCGTGCCGGGGGTTTTCGCCTTGCGCGACCATCCGTGCAGCAGCACGCCATCTTGCGTGGAGAGTCTGAGTTCCTCGGCACCCAGCCTGCTTGCGAGCGCCGGGGATTCCGCCCGCAGCGGCTGGCGCAGGAAGATCATGGAATCCTGCGCGAAAAAAAGCAGCGTGCATACGCCGAGGTACGACACGGCGGCAACCAAAAGGGTAATGGCAAGGATGCGCATCGGATTCATGTATTAAAGCGTCTCTGTGGTGAAACGCATTTTCTTCCATCAAACCGTGCGAAATATTTCCATCGGCGGCGTGCGCGCGATGCGATAGGTGCCGGCCAGGCCTACTCCCATCACACCTACCGCACCCGACAGCAAACCCACCAGCCAGATCCACGGATTGGCGTGGAAACTCACGTTGAGCACGCGTTCGGCGATGAAATAACCCACGGCGCTTGCGCCAAGAGCGGCCAAGGCTCCCGAAAGCGCGCCGATGACCGCGAATTCCGCGGCCTGCGCCGCGCGCAACTGCCGCGTGGTGGCGCCCACGGTACGCAGCACCGCCGCATCGTAAATCCGTTCGTCGTGGGTGGCGTGAATGGCGGCGAAGAGCACGATGAGCCCCGCGGCCAGCCCAAAGCCGAACACGAACTCGACGGCCTTCGCCACTTGATCCATGATGCGCTGAACCTGGGCCAGCACGGTTTCGACGTCGATCACCAGGATGTTGGGAAAGCGCTTGACCATCCGGTCCATGAGGGCCGATCTAGCGGCCGGCACGTGAAAGGCGCTGACGTAACTAGCTGGATGGGTTTCCAGGACTCCTGGGGGCGTGATCACGAAGAAATTCACCCGGAAGGAATCCCACTCCACCTTGCGCAAGGAGGTGACCTTGGCTTCCAAACGAACGCCGGCAATGTCGTAAGCCAGCACATCTCCCAGTTGGATGTTCAAGGTTATGGCCAAGCCATCTTCCACGGAAAATTGCGCTCGCCCGTTATCGGACCCGGAGAACCAGTTTCCCGACACGATGGCGTTGTCTTGTGGTAAGGAAGCCGACCACGAGAGGTTGAACTCCCGGTCCATGAGCCGCTTCGCACGGTCTTCCGTGTAATTCTCCGAACTCACCTCGCGGCCATTGATTCCCACCAGCCGGCCGCGCACCATCGGATACAGCGCGGGTGCCGCCATGCCCTCACCGCGCAAGAACTTTCCGATGGCTGCCACTTGGTCAGGCTGCACGTTCACCAGGAAGCGGTTGGGCGCGTCCGCGGGAAGACTGCGTTTCCAGCTCTCCAGAAGATCCGCGCGCGTCATCGTCATGAGAATCAACGCCATCATGCCCACGCCTAGAGCCACCACCTGGGTGATGCTGCCCAAGGGGCGCCGGTGCAAATTGGAAATACCGAAACGCACGGCGAACGAACCACGGCGTCCCGCGCGTGTGAGCACCCCCATGGCGGCCCAGGTCGCCAACGACGCCATCACGATCACGCCAGCGATGCCGAGCAGCACGTACAGACCCAATTTGAAATCTTGCGATTGCCACAGTACCAGCGCGCACAAAGCGCTCAATCCGAGCACATAGGTGCTGGCCGTAATGGTATCGGGCAGCCCCATATCCCGGCGCAATACGCGCAAGGTGGGGACTTTGCGCAGGCCCACCAGGGGCGGGATGGCGAATCCCGCCAGCAATACCACACCGGCCGCCATTCCCTGCGCCACCGGCATCCATCCGGCTTGCGGCAATGGCACGCCCACCACCGGCGCCATCAATAAGGCGAGGCCTTCTTGGGCGAGATATCCCAAGGCACAACCCATCGCGCTCGCGATGAGAGCCAACGCAAGAAACTGTAGCGCGTGAACGGCGAGGATGAACCATTGCGAGGCACCGAAGCAGCGCATCACCGCGCAACTATCCAGGTGCCGTACCAAGTAGCGGCGCGCGGCAAGGGCGATGGCCACCGCCGCGATCACCGCGCTCATGAGGGACGCCAGGCCAAGAAATTTTTCCGCGCGCTCCAAGGCAGAGCGAATTTCCGGGCGTGCCTCGCGCACATCTTCGACGCGCTGGCCCGCGACAATCTTGCTCTTGGCGTAGCTGCGAAAGGCTTCCACGGCGCCGGCAGGCCCGGCCACGCCCAAGCGGTAACTCACGCGGCTGCCCGCCTGAATGAGACCGGTGGAAGGCAGATCCTCCAAATTCATGACGATGCGCGGCCCGAGATTCATGAAGCTGATGGCCGTATCGGGATCATCTGCGATGATCCCGATTAGGGTGAAGTTCCGGTCGCCTAATGTGATGGTTTCTCCGACGCTCGCACCCAATCGTGCGAGCGCGCGCTCATCGCCCCATAGGGTGCCGGTCGTGGGTGCGGCGGTGGGGCGGATTGCGGGTAGGCCGGCATCGCGCTTTACCGTGAATTTGCCCTTGAGCGGGTAGCTATTCGTGATGGCTTTGATGTCCGCCAGCAATGTCTGATTGTCGTGCTGGGCCATGCTAGGGAATCGCACCACGTTCATGGCTCGCAAGCCCAGTTCCCGCGCTCGGTTTTGCATGGTAGCGTCCAATGGCCGGCCGGACACCACCAGCAGATCCGCTCCGAGCAATTGCGCGGCCTCTTGCGTCAACACCAGGCGTACTCTTTCGGAAAAGAATGCCACCGTGGTCAGGCTGCCCACGGCGATCAGAAGCCCCAGCCCCAGTACGCGCAATTCACCCGAACGCCATTCGCGCGCGAGCAAACGCAAGGCAAAAGCGAACAAGTTGCTCACGCGATTTCACTCACCAAGCGCCCGGCGGCCAAGGTCAAGCGCCTGTCGCAGCGGGCTGCAAGTTCGCTATCGTGCGTAACCAATACCAAGGTCGTGCCCTGCTCCCGGTTCAGCTCAAACATGAGATCAATGATTTCATGTCCCGTGACGGAATCCAGATTGCCCGTGGGTTCGTCGGCGAACAGCAACTTCGGCGGTCCGGCAAATGCTCGCGCCAGCGCGACCCTCTGTTGCTCTCCTCCGGACAATTGG
This window contains:
- the motA gene encoding flagellar motor stator protein MotA; the encoded protein is MFLIIGYVIILAASVGTYAIYGSLAALWVPTEYVALIGLMIGGMVAGNGTKAIKATLGALPSLFNGSAYSKSFYMDMLAMMYELLTKIRKEGLMSLEGDVDNPEGSPIFTKYPAFLNNHHAVEFLTDYLRIMVGGNLNALEIEALMDAEIETHHQEAHVAPHVMSKVADAVPAFGIIVAVMGVVNVMGSVGQPQAILGKMIGGALVGTFLGILISYGFVAPIASQLEQKMDEGSKIYQCMKVVLLASINGYAPQVAVEFGRKTLFSTERMTFQELEDAVNGRKK
- the typA gene encoding translational GTPase TypA, whose translation is MLRSVRNIAIIAHVDHGKTTLVDKMLRQAGVFEAHQHVTERVMDSNDIERERGITILAKNAAVDYGDVHINIVDTPGHRDFGGEVERALSMVDGVLVLVDAVEGPMPQTRFVTRKALARGLKPIVVVNKVDRHGVRAEWVVNQTFDLFDRLGATEDQLDFPVVYASALQGWATLDLNKPNADLKPLFDTIIGQVPAADGDAGAPLQLQISALDYSTYTGRIGVGRIQRGTLRSPQEVLLLAGEAAPKKARITQLFGFSGLARLPVSQAVAGDIVLIQGIEELTLGCTIADTETPEALPMLTVDEPTLTMNFQVNTSPLAGREGKFVTSRQVRERLYRETMSNMALRVEDTADADVFRVSGRGELHLTILIENMRREGYELAVSRPQVLYKEIDGQRCEPYELLTVDLEDTHQGAVMEALGTRRGDLQDMQPDGKGRTRLEYIIPARGLIGFQNEFLNLTRGTGLLSHVFDEYGPLKPEMPQRRNGVLISQDDGVAVAYALWKLDPRGRMFVKPNDPVYEGMVVGIHARDNDLVVNPVREKQLTNIRAAGKDENISLTPPIQLNLEYAVEFIADDELVEVTPKSIRIRKRYLKEHERKRASRMEEAAA
- a CDS encoding FtsX-like permease family protein; the encoded protein is MFAFALRLLAREWRSGELRVLGLGLLIAVGSLTTVAFFSERVRLVLTQEAAQLLGADLLVVSGRPLDATMQNRARELGLRAMNVVRFPSMAQHDNQTLLADIKAITNSYPLKGKFTVKRDAGLPAIRPTAAPTTGTLWGDERALARLGASVGETITLGDRNFTLIGIIADDPDTAISFMNLGPRIVMNLEDLPSTGLIQAGSRVSYRLGVAGPAGAVEAFRSYAKSKIVAGQRVEDVREARPEIRSALERAEKFLGLASLMSAVIAAVAIALAARRYLVRHLDSCAVMRCFGASQWFILAVHALQFLALALIASAMGCALGYLAQEGLALLMAPVVGVPLPQAGWMPVAQGMAAGVVLLAGFAIPPLVGLRKVPTLRVLRRDMGLPDTITASTYVLGLSALCALVLWQSQDFKLGLYVLLGIAGVIVMASLATWAAMGVLTRAGRRGSFAVRFGISNLHRRPLGSITQVVALGVGMMALILMTMTRADLLESWKRSLPADAPNRFLVNVQPDQVAAIGKFLRGEGMAAPALYPMVRGRLVGINGREVSSENYTEDRAKRLMDREFNLSWSASLPQDNAIVSGNWFSGSDNGRAQFSVEDGLAITLNIQLGDVLAYDIAGVRLEAKVTSLRKVEWDSFRVNFFVITPPGVLETHPASYVSAFHVPAARSALMDRMVKRFPNILVIDVETVLAQVQRIMDQVAKAVEFVFGFGLAAGLIVLFAAIHATHDERIYDAAVLRTVGATTRQLRAAQAAEFAVIGALSGALAALGASAVGYFIAERVLNVSFHANPWIWLVGLLSGAVGVMGVGLAGTYRIARTPPMEIFRTV
- a CDS encoding class I SAM-dependent methyltransferase, producing MSLRLSLPSLNKEATAKPHRATPPIVLAMLAQAAGAGVTLLLLWMLPVPDRWGELSAALCHGFVAAVAGRMLGLAPWWIPINVGFVPVALVATGSELSPDWFLSGFVALGLVYWSSYRTQVPLYLTSGAGCRVVAEILEREKGSTFLDIGSGSGSVLAHVARRFPGIACEGVELAPLPYWISRLRLALRKNCNVNWKDFWNLDLSRYDVVYAFLSPVPMSALWEKVRREMRPGTLFISNSFPVVGVAPKEILVVPGPIKRKLYLWRL
- a CDS encoding alpha/beta hydrolase; translation: MNPMRILAITLLVAAVSYLGVCTLLFFAQDSMIFLRQPLRAESPALASRLGAEELRLSTQDGVLLHGWSRKAKTPGTTPWLIYFGGNAEEVTGMLEELSRYAGVGVALANYRGYGLSGGEPSERAFLADGVALYDALAARPEVDRERILVMGRSLGTGTAAYVASQRKVRAVVLLSPYDSLTAVAARVYPWLPVAFLMRHPFDTLSRAPAISSPMLAVAGSLDTIVPPSHSQRLREAWKGEAQLHLLVGAGHNDLLLHPGFWPRVDEFIERNAR